The genomic DNA CGAATGGAGCTTGACCACATAGGCCAGCGGACCGGTGATCGTGACGCCGAACAGTTTCAACGCATAGGCGGGAAAAAATTCGATGATCAGCACATCGATCAATCCCACCAGCAGAAAGAGCGCCCCGAACAGTTTGATATCGATGCCTCGTGAAGTCGTGTGCGCGGTCATATTCTCATGCTCCTTCCCCGCGGACGGACTCGCTGGACCCGTGCTCATTCATCGAACCCAGGAATCCGGAAACGCCCGCCACCATTCGGTGGGATGTGTGTGCCGCCACTGCGCCTGCTCCTGCCAGAGACGATCGGCCGTGACCCTGTTCAACCGTACCGCCATCGCGGCGCTGACATCGGATTGCTGGCGCACGCTGGTTTGAATCATTTCCTTCGCCATGCGAGCCAGGCCGCCCGGTGGATCGACGAGATCCTCCGTGTGGCGATAGGCGAGGTTCAGATACAACTGTTCCACGGCCGTCCAACTCTCATCCTTGGACAGCTGTTCGAGGTAGGCGTCGATCGCCTGATAGACATAGGTGAGCTGAAGGTAGGCCTCTGCCGACGGCCGCTCCTGAATGGCCTGCTCACAGGCCTCCAGCGCCCGGCGATAGTCGCCCGCCATCAGGAATAACCCCGTTCTCTCGACGATCGAGGTCCGCGAGACAGGCGCCATCTGTCCCTGCGCCTCGACTGTGAGCTGTCCGGCCACGATGATCGACAAGCCAAGCGCCGCAAGCATCCGTTTCACATGCCACCTATCGGCCCGAGCCGCCGTGTGATCCCATTTGTCCTTTGTACAGAGTCTGGCCCGAGACACGAGTCACGGAGACCTCGCGCGGACCGCCCTCGCTTTTTACCCCCAACTTCACCACCGACCCGGGCTCGCCCCGAACCATGAGGGCCACTTGTTCGTAGGTCTTTCCGGTCACGGCCACACCGTCTACGGTGGTCAGCTCATCCCCTGGCTTGAGCCCGGCCTTCTCCGCCGGTCCATCGGGCAATACGTGCGCGACATAGAGCACGGCCGTGTCGCCCACACGCTCCGCCCCGACGTGCAGCGACACACCGATCACGCCGTCCGGAATCGTGGCTTCCAAACCGAATGTGGGTGCCGGCGCCCCTGCCTTCTCCTGCCCCTCGCTTGCCCAGGCGGTGACGGTTACGACAGACGAGTAATTCAGGCAGATGCTCAAGAACCCTACGACCAAGTATGCGGAAGTATTGATGTGCTTTTTCATCGTCCATCTCCCTTCGTGACAATCAGAATTGACGCGCAACGCCCACCAAACATAAGCCCGCCAGCAACACCAGTGAGTTCAGATAGAGGGACCGTTGATGCAATCGATCCCAGGCCCGCTTCAACGTCGCATCGACGACCCCGTGCTGTTCCTGTTCCTTCAGCCGATCGCGCATCGCATTACTCTGCGGAGTGAGAGGCGACCGGCAATAGGATTCTGCCGCGAGAACCACCAGCCAGATACCGCCTGCGATCAGCACCGGCAGATTCCAGCCACGTGTGCTCCCGAGCACGGTGACCGACAACAGCCCGGCCGCAGCGGCTCCCATGCCAAGCACATAGTAGGCAGGAAAGAGCCGGCGCACGACCTTGCCGAAAGCATCCTGGTCCAGGTTCTGGGCCAGAATCGGCGCCACCACAAACGACAGCAGCACGACCTTGCCGACCAAGACCGCAACAGCCAAGGCCTGCAGGTACTGCATCACCGGGTCGAGGAAGGCAGACATGCCTGATCCTCCTTGTTCACGATCGCCCGCAAGGCCGGCTCCAACGTCGGATAACGGAAGGTATATCCCCCGGCCCTCGCCTTCGCCGGATCGACACGTTGCCCGGTGGTCATCAACGTCCCCACCTCACCCAACGCCAGATGCAACGCGAAGCCGGGAACCGGAAGCCACGAGGGACGATGGAGCACCTTGCCGACCGTGGCACAGAACGTCTTCATCGTGACCGCCTCAGGCGCTACTGCGTTCACAGGGCCGGAGACGGTCGGCGTGGCGATGGCCCATTGAATCAGGATCAAGAGATCCGCCCGGTGAATCCATGACACCCATTGCGTGCCCGGCAACACCGGCCCTCCGGCGAAGAGCTGAAACGGCAACAATATCCTCGGCAACGCGCCACCGCCCTGTTCGAGCACCATCCCGGTTCTCAACAGTACGACACGCGTCCCGAGCCGATCGGCGCGCAAGGCCTCCGCTTCCCAGGCGGCAGACAGCTCGGCCAGAAAACCGTGCCCGATCGGCGATGCCTCATCCAGAAGCCGATCGTCGCTCGGGCCGTAGTAACCGATCCCCGATGCGTTGATCAACAGAGGAAGGGGCGCAGACCGGCCGGCCACTGCGTCTACCAGCCGTCTGGTCGACAGGACCCGGCTCTCCACCAGGAGCCGCTTGCGGGCATCCGTCCATCGCCCATCGGCGATCGGCGCACCGGCAAGATTGATGACGACATCTGCCGTCGCCGCTTCAGAGTGCCAGGGTCCGGCAGAACAGGCGTCCCATTCCACGAACCGGACCGACGACTGAGACGCATGACCGGACCGGCGGCTCAAGACCACCACCTCATGACCCTGTCGGGCCAGCTCTTCGACCAACGCATGGCCGATGAATCCCGTTCCTCCGGCGACGATGATCTTCATCTGTCTGTCCTCCCGTCGGTCACAGTCCACGGCTACGATGCCCCGTCCTGGTCGGCCTCATCGGCCGACTCCTCGTCACTCTCATCCGGTGCTCGATCGTCCGAAGACTGTTTCACAGGCCTGCTGTCGGAAACGGCCGTCACGCGCTGGCTGAACTTTCTCTGCTTCGTGCCATACAGCAGGTTCGGCGGCGGGCTCCGGCGATTCTTCAGGATGACCGGGTCGAGCACCTCGCCGCACATCGTGCAATGCCATGCCGTAATATCGATCTGGCCGGTATCATCAAGCAAATCGATGTAGTGCTGTGTCAACAACAATCCTCCGCAACGCGGACAGATGTGATGCTCGGGCTGCGGAGTGGAGAGCGATTCTGGTGTCCCATGTGTTTCCATTGGAACCCCCGACTGGGAAAAAAATGGACGACCACGAACTGAACCGGGCCCACTGCATGCGACTGCTCCCGTTCCGGCGCCCACCCATGCCCTATCGCAACCGAGCCCTTGCCGGCCACACCGCCGCATAGGCAGCGCGCCGCTTCCCGGCGAACAAGGCCGTTCCGATGCTCACCACTATGGCCGCGATACCATATACGAACATCTGCGTCATGACTGCCTCCTGATCGTGGCGCCTGGGGGACGCCGTACCCTCTACTTGTCATCCGATGGTTCGCTGAGGGGACGGATTCCTCCGAAGGAAGAACCCGCCCTCCTCAACGGGAGGCCGCGTGCGGAGTCGCGGTACCTCCTAACGTTCACTGCTTCGGACCGGCCCCGATCCCTGGCGCCCGTTCATCGCTCACTTCGCTGTCTCTCCACCCCGGACACACCGGAATCCGGTGCCATGCGTCTGCAGCGCGAATCCTCCTCGTCCCCGCGCCGTGGCGGTAATATCCGACTGGGGACTGTGCCACGACCCTCCACGAATCACCCGGACGATCCCCTTGTCGGGGCCCTGCGGGTTCTTGTCGGGAGCATTCGCGTAGTAGTCAGGGGCATACCAATCCTGCACCCATTCCCGCGCGTTCCCGGACATATCCTTGATCCCGTACGGCGAGTCGCCTCCGGACAACGAACCGACGACGTGCAACGTCTTGTCGTCGACCCACTCCCGATCGAAGTTCGCCCGGGTCGGACTCGGGGGCTCGTTGCCCCACGGGAACATCCGGCCATCGGTACCGCGCGCGGCCTTCTCCCACTCCGCTTCGGTGGGCAGCCGTTTCTTGGCCCACGCGCAATACGCTTTGGCGTCGTACCACGTCACCTGCACAACCGGCAGCTGCTCGACCCCTTTGGCCGAGACCAAGACCCCGGTGCCATAGGGATTCGGCGGGCTGCGATGGCCGGTTGTGGCGACAAACGCCATGTACCGCTCATTGGTCACTTCCACCTGATCGATGGCGAACGTATCGACATAAACCGACCGTTGCGGCCACTCGTCGGCCCGCCCCTTGGGATTCTCACTGCCCATCAGAAACGTTCCGCCCGGCACGGTGACCATCGGAACCGGATCCAGCTCCTTGAGAGTCGGCGCCGCAAGGACAGGTGTCAGGGCGACCGCACAGGTTGCCGCCACGAACAGGCTCATGCATCTCCACCTGGTTCTTCTCCTGGTCAAACCTTGAGTCATTTCTTCTGCTCCTTGCTCCCCGCGATTGCCTGGGCCGTATGAATCTTGATCTCACCGACAAGCCGTTCCACCTTGCCCGTGTCTCCCCGGTCGGCCGCCTCCTGCGCCTGTGTCACAAGGGTTCTGGCTTCATGCAAATGAAGTTCAATCTGCGCCTGCAGATCAGGCGATGCCACGGTGCCTCCCAGGGCCGCGCGGTGATACACCTCCCACGCGTGATCCACGCTGTGTTCCGCCTCATGCACCATCTGAAGTTTCTCCGGATGGGGGTGCCGGCTGGCATCGATCGGACCGGCTTGGAGATCAGCCGTCATCAAGAGCGCGCTGAATCCGCCGACCAGTGTGATCATCGTGCTGTACGTCATGGCTCTGCCTCCGTCGGGTGTATGGCGGGCCGGCCCCCCGCCTTGTGCACTCATCGCTGTTTCATCGATTGTTCGATGAGAGGCCGCAGCTCCAACAGTTCAACGTTCGCCGGATCCATGGCCAAACCCCGGCTGACTGCCTGCTGGGCCTCGCTGAAGCGTTCCCGCCCCATTTCCACTAGCGCAGTGATGTAGCTGTCCCTGATGCGCTGCTCCCAGTCAGCCGGAGCCGATTTGGCGCACCTGAAACCGAGGCCGACGCCATAGCTGTTATTGAGCGGATGATTCCAGAACCGGTGCGTCGAGCGAATCGTGCCTTCCGGCGCGATCCACGAGCCACCGCGGATGACGCGCTTTTCGCCGACGGTCAAGCGGTCTACGTAGGTTCCGGTTCCACCGACCCACAAGGGTTTTTCCGGACCGGTGGGATTCACCATGGTTCCGAGTCTCCCGTAGTATTTCGGGTCATACCAGTCGCCGACCCATTCGAAGACATTGCCCGCCATGTTGTACACGCCGTAGTAGCTGGCGCCCTCCGGATGAGAATCCACCGACAAGGTCGCATCATGATGCCTGTCATAATTTGCCTTGTTGGAATCGAAGTCGTTGCCCCAGGGATAGAGGTTGCCGTGCGGGCCGCGGGCCGCCTTTTCCCATTCGGCTTCGGTGGGCAACCGCTTCTCGCGATATTCGCAGTAGGTTTTGGCATCGATCCAATTGACGCCCACCACCGGCTGCTGAGGCTTATTCAAGCGCGGATCGTCCCAGTAGGCCGGCGCCGGATGACCGGTCGCCTTGATGAAGGCGCCATAGTCCTTGTTCGACACCTCGTATTTGTCGATGAGATAGGAATCCAGGAACACCGTATGCGCCGGCCCTTCGTCGTTGAACGCTTCGGCAGACAAAGGCGTCTTCATCCGTTTGTCGTACAGCGTGAGCCGGCGGCCGGAATCTGCCGGCTGGGCCTTGTCTAATCCCATGATCGACGGTCCCTGTCCCACATACACCATGTCTGCGGGAATCTTGGACTCCTCAGCCTGTGCCGTCGCCGTCATGATGGCGACAGTCATGATGAGCCCTGCCCCGACTGCGTTCCCCATTGTCTTCATGCGACACCTCCTGCCCCTGAGGGCCGGGCCGGGGGACGGTCACCCGCCCCCTCCACGGTTATGTGCTACTTCTTCATGCTCTTTTTGATGAGATCGCGAGTGGCCAGATACTCTTTGTTGTCGGGATCCGCCGCCAACGCCTTCTCGATGGAGGCGAGGGCGTCGGCGTTCTTCTCCGCTCCCATGCCGACGAGCGCCTGAATGAAGGCATCACGCCCGGCTTGAGCGGCTTCGTCGGAGACCATGCTGGCCGACTTCGCGCAACGGAAACCCAGTCCGACGCCGTAGGAGTTGTTTTCGGGCTGATTCCAGAACCGGTGGCTGGTGTGCAGCGAGGTTTCCGGAGCCAGCCAGGACCCGCCGCGCAAGACCTTCACCGGGCCTTGATTGGCGAAGTTGTAGCCCTTCTCGGCGCCACGGGGATTGAGCGCGTTGCTGGTGCGGTAATATTTCGGGTCGTACCAGTCATCCACCCACTCGAAGACGTTGCCGGCCATGTTGTACACGCCATAGCCGCTCACGCCTTCAGGGTAGGAGTCCACCGGCGTAGTGCGTCCCACATTCTGTCCATAGTTGGCCTTCTTCGGATCGAGGTGATGCCCCCATGGATAGTGGTTGTCTCCCTCCGGGCCCTTGGCGGCCTTTTCCCATTCCGCCTCGGTGGGCAACCGCTTGCCATCCCACTTACAAAAGGCGTTGGCGTCCGTCCAACTCACTCCGACTACCGGTTGCTCGGGCTTGCTGAGCCGCGGGTCGTCCCAATAGGCCGGTGCCGGATGACCGGTGGCCCGCATGAACTCCTTGTACCGCGTGTTCGACGCTTCGAACTTGTCGATCAGATAGGCATCGAGCACTACCTGATGCCTCGCCTCGTCGGAATGTTCGTGACTGCCCATGGTGAACTCGCCGCTCGGGATGAGGACCATGTCCTTATGGTCGCCGGCGGCCTTCGCCGACACCCCCATCGACATGGATCCAGCCACAAGCACCGCTCCTATTCCAATTTGAAGACCTATGTGCCTCCGCATGAGAAACCTCCTTGGTTGAGAACCCTGACACAACCCCCAGTGGGGTCACGATTGTTGCTAAACAGAGACCTGGCCCTGCAGGGCCGGCTTCGATGTTTTCATTTCCCGTACTACGCCGGCGGCCTGCTGCAGGTGCCGGTTCCATCGGATGACCGGATCAACGACATCACCGCATTGCACACAACGCGAAGTGGAGGAATCGAGCCCGCTTGCCCCGCTGAGCAGGTCCGTGCAGAAATCACGAACCATCAGTCCGCCGCACCGCAGGCAGTTCGACTCCTGGTAAAGAGTCAGAATCTGTCTTCGGATTTCACTTACTGGCACAGTTCCTTCCATTGTCTTTGTGGTCGCCATGATCACTCCTCGCATGTTCATGTCCAATGTTTGCAACCTCTATGTCCAATGTTTAACCTTTTTTGTCCAATGTGTCAATAGTTATTTCAATAAATATTTGACAAACATTGGACACAACCATATACTTGGGCTCAACAATGAATACGCACAGAATTCATAGGGTTGCGAAGCTCACCGGTCTGAGTCGCGATGTGATTCGGGTGTGGGAGCGCCGATTTGGCCTGTTGAAACCGACACGAGGCGCGAATCGCTATCGCAATTATTCGGATGAAGATGTGGCCTTGCTGCGCTATCTGAAGCAGCAATTGGATGCGGGGGCTTCAATCGGTGATCTCGCCAAGCTGGGGCGTGAGGAGCTGATCACCCGCCTGCGCACGGAAGCGCCGCGCCCCGCCGTGGTGGACAATACGTTCGACCGACTCTTGCGGGAACTGCTCTCGGCCTTGGAACCATTCGACCGCGTCACATTCGAGAAACGCTTGAACGGCGCGGTCGCAGTCGTCCCGTTTGAAGAGGCACTCCACGGAATTCTGCTCCCGCTGCAGGAACGCGTCGGAGACCTGTGGCACAGCGGGCGCATCAGTATCGCCCTGGAACATTACGTGACCAGCCAAATTGAACAAAAACTGTATGCGGCCATGAATCAATTGCCGGTGGCGGAATTCGGCGCGAAAGTCGTCGTGGCCTGCCCGCCCGGTGAGGAGCACGACATTGCGGCATTGGCAGTCGCCTACCGTTGCCGCGTGCGTGGATGCCGGGTCTACTACTTAGGAGCCAACGTGCCGATCTCCTCCCTCGGCAGGCTCTGCAGGGAGGTCGCCCCGGATCTGGCCATCCTGTCGTTGACCCTGGTGCTGCAGGAAGGCAACGCAGCGGAATTGATTCACTCGCTCGCAGAGGAATTGAAACCCGTTACCACGGTCATGGCCGGCGGCCATGGCGCGCGCGTGATGCGCGATCAGTTTGCGCAATACCGCATCGATGTCCTGGATACCTTCAGCGAGTTGGACGAAGTGCTGGATCGATTCACCAGGCGATTTACGATCCCGGGATGACAGGGAGGCACCGTTCGGATGGCTGTCTATCCACTCACCGTGTTCTATGACGGAGCCTGCCCCATTTGCGCCCGCGAAATGGCGCTGATGAAGCGTCTGGACAGGACACAACGCCTCACCCTACTCGACTTTTCTCTTGCCGGCTTCGATGCCGCACCGGCCGGCTTGGCTGTCGCGGATCTGAGCGCGGTGATTCACGCCCAGTGGGCGGACGGCGCCGTCATCACCGGTGTCGAGGTCTTCCGTGCGATTTGGGAGGCGGTCGGCCTGGGATTCCTGTCCCGCCTCAGCCGACTCCCGATGGTTGCTCCACTTATGACGAAGGCCTATGGATGGTTTGCCAGAAACCGGCTCTGGCTCACCGGCCGCAACAACGCCTGTCCGGGAAATGCTTGCGCCGCCGCTTCACCCAAGCCACTGCGAGCCTCACAATAGTCCCCGTCCTCTCTTTCCCAACGCGCCAGTCATGACAAAGCATGGCGAAGCCACGAGGCCCGGATCAGGCCTTCATTCCGAGCCCAGGCATGTTCCCACTCGGTCGAACATGGCATCGTGCGAAGGAAAAGTCTGACAGAGGCGCCCTACGCAACCATCCGAACCTCAACCAACGGCACTAACCATCACGAACCACCAGGCCTGGGCAATTTCCTAGTATCCACCCGGGAAGTCCCTTGCTGACAATTTTCAAGGAGATGCTACTGTTATTCAGAACGTCCTCATGGTGCGAGACCGCGTCAGCAGAGTCATCGGGAACAGGACCGCCGCTTCACGTCACATTCATCCCCTTCAGCATGACATTACGCGTCAGCCTCATCGTGTTGTTCAGCATTGGCGGTATCCTACTCCTGGTGGGCTATTGGGCGGACCAGTACCACCCGGACCTCCTGCCGCATACGTTCTCATTGCAAACCGCTCCCCCCGATCCCTCACAGGGACAACCAGGTGTGACCATCAACCTGCCGCCCGTCGTCGCGCCCGTGGATGACGGCCAACGTTACTATTATGTGCAGGTCAATCTGGCCTTGGAGCTCGATCGCTCGGGGACCGCCGGATTGATCCAGGCCCGCCACGACGCGATCGATCGGCAGGTGATGGAAATTCTTCACACCTATGCCGTCAGCGATCTGCGTGCGACCGGGCAGCTGCCGGCCTTGCGAGCAGACATTCGACGCGCCATCAACACGTTGCTTCCCAAAGGACAGGTCCAGAACGTCTATATCACCAACTGGTTGATGACCCCGGTCGGGTACTGAACCGCTTCTGCAAGAAATGCGACTGTCGACGGATCAGCCTTCCATGCCTGATGCTTCCGAAACACAACTGCAGCCAATCCGGATGAAACCCCGTTCGCTCTAGCAGGCTGCGGAAAAACTCGATTGTTGCGTCATACGCCGAGATCAGTTCATGTGGCGTGTTGGTATCAGAATCGGTCGCAGGATGCGCAAAAAGGCCGTCCAGCAAGGCCGCAGCGAGCGAAGAGGCGAATCGTACCCTCTGCCGTACGGTGAGCGTCTGAGCGATGCGAGAACGCCGCTGGCGGCCTTTTTCCGCATCCTGCTAGGCGGAAGGGACCGGCTGGTGTCGTGGCTGGATGGTCATGCGGATGCCGTGTTTCGGACGCAAGGTCACCATGATTTCAGGTTCGACGTGTTCTTGCGCAAGCTGCAAATCGTAGGAGCGGCCGATCAGTGCCAGGAGCAGCGGCCCTTCCACCGTCGCGAAATGCGTCCCCACGCAGGCCCGTGGTCCTGCGCCGAACGGCAGATAGGCGCATCGGGGAGCCGGCCGTTCACCCTCGAGCCATCGCTCCGGCATGAATCGCTCTGGATCGCGCCAGAAGGCCGGATGCCGATGCAGGTGATAAATGCCCACCAGGACCAGCGCCCCGGCAGGCAGGGTGAGCCCGCCGATGCTTGTGCGGCTGGCGGCCTTTCGCTGGACCGCAGGAACGGGAGGATATAAACGAACCGCTTCATCGAAAACCGCGCGAGTGTACGGGAGTTGCTGAAGATCGTCGGCCTGAGGCGTTCGCCCCTGCAGCACCCGGTCCACCTCTTCGTGGAAACACGCCTTTACCTCCGGATGGGTGGCAAGCAAGTACCAGGTCCAGGCGAGGGCATTGGCGGTGGTCTCGTGTCCGGCCGCAAAGATGGTCAGCGCTTCATCCCGCAGTTCCTGATCGCTCAACCCGGCGCCTGTTTCCTCATCGCGGGCCCTGAGGAGCAGATCGAGGAGATCGTCGCGCTGCGCCCCGGTGCGGCGGCGCTCGGCGATCAATCCATAGATCAGCTTGTCCATGAACTGCAGAGCGAGACGAAATTCACGGTTGCGCGGGGTCGGCACCCACAGGGGCACACGCAGCGGACTGTGAAACGAATCGAACGCATACTTCAGACTGACCCGTAGCGCATGACTGATGTGGTCGATATGGTCCGCCACGTTCGTGTGAAACATTGTTTGAGAGATCACTTCGAGGGCCAGCCGCATCATTTCGTCGGCGATATCGACCGGCCCCCCCGCGTGGACCGTCCAACCCGCGATCCGCTGCTCGCCCACCTGCGCCATACGCTCGGCCATCGCCGCCATGCGGGCGCGATGAAAAACCGGCTGGATGATGCGCCGGTGCCGCTTCCAGACCTCGCCCGAACTGGTCACCAATCCGTTACCCAAGACCAACGCAAGGCCGGTGGGACGCCGCGGCTCGTACACTTTCACGAAACAATCGGCCTGATGGACGAGAATCTCTTCGGCGAGATCGGGATGGCTGAGGAGGTAGAGCGTCTTAGGACCGAGCCGAAAGCGTAGCGCATCGCCGTGCCGGCGCCACCACTGCGACATGGCCTGCAGCGGTCGCCGCCTGAACGCACGCAGGTGGCCCAACAGGGGCTCGCCGCCGGGAACATCGACCAGCGTATGAGATGGCTCCACATCGACAGGCATTGAGTGAGGTGAGACGGTTGATTGTTGGACGCGCCGGGCATTGGATCTCACAAGGACTGTTCCGCATCGTACAAACTTCGCGTGAAGAGTGGTAGGGCCGAACCACCAGGGCTACATGGCGTACAGCTGGCTGGCACTTGCGTTGGTAACGTTCCTACCGTGTGAATCTGGCGCTATTTTTTGAACAGGCGCACATAGTCCTGAAAGATGAACAGGCGATTACGCCTCTGTCCGGTCAGCTCACGAAGAATGCCGAGTTTGACGAAGTCATCGATGAGCGCAGCGGCGGTATTGGTTTGTGTCTTGATGAGATCGGTGACCATTTTGATGTTGATCACCGGCGCCCGGTAAAGAGACTTCATAAGCATCTGCGCGTTAGCCTGGCGACGCACATGGAAAGTGGGCATATATTTGCGCTCTATCCGCTCCTTGAGTGTAAGGATGTCCCTGAACACTTGGATGGACAAGGCAGTCGTCTCGCGCATGCCGAGCAGAAAGAATCGTAACCACGGTTCCATCTTCTGAGTCGTACGCACGGCCATCAGTTGATCGTAATACTCGCCCTTGTGACGCTCGAAGAAGTCGGATAGATACAGCGCAGGCTTGTGTAAGAGGCCGGAGCCGACGAGATAGAGCACAATGAGCAGACGACCCAACCGTCCGTTTCCGTCTAAAAACGGATGGATGGTTTCAAACTGATAATGGATGAGCGCGATTCTGACCAGATGCGGAACATGAATCTGGTCGTTGTGCATGAACTTTTCCAGGTCACTCATGAGATCCGGCACATGGAGGTGATGCGGCGGGATAAAGGTGGCGTGGTTAAGACTGACACCGATCCAGTTTTGGCTGGTGCGAAATTCTCCAGGCTGCTTGTGCGTGCCACGCACCCCGCGCAGCAGCACAGCATGAGTCTCTCGCAAGAGCCGATTGGACAAGGGCATCTGGTCCATCTGTTTGATCGAAAAATTGATGGCCTGGATGTAATTATGCACCTCCTGCCAGTCATCGCGTTTTTCCGGATCGACGTCGAGCTTGCCGATCAGCGCCTCTTCCATATTGGTCTGAGTGCCCTCAATACGGCTTGAGGTCGTGGCTTCCTTGGTAATGTGCATTCGGATGAAAAAATCCACGTCCGGGATGAGCTGAGAAAACCCGTTCAACTCTCCGAGCAGACGATTCGTCTCTTCCAGGAGTGTGAGAATCTGGGGATCAGACACGACCCATTCCCGGTTGATCGGCGTGGGCAGGAAGCTGCGGTACTCGTACTGTTGTTCGTACCCCCCCGACTTGAACTCCTTGATGTTCATGAAACTCCTCGACTCCTGCCGGGCCAATTTGATCTAAGCGGACTGCTATGTCAAATGCGCCGCGCCAAATTGATATAACGCAGAACGTATGTCAAATGGCCGGGCTGGATAGATAGAAGGGCTCGCAATCGAGCAAGCTACTCGGAAGGCCAGGAAAAGAGAGAGAAAGACTGCTAGAGGGTTTTTCCTGTCGCCGAGAGCCATCGGAAGGGCTTCGGGTCGAGCAAGCTGTGTATGGTGCCGAAGCCGGGAGTTGAACCCGGATACCCTTACGGGCGCTGGTACCTGAAACCAGTGCGTCTGCCAGTTCCGCCACTTCGGCCTAAGGAATGGAGTGGGATTATCGCTGATCGGTTTCGACCCGTCAAGGTGAGGAACATGAAA from Nitrospira sp. ND1 includes the following:
- a CDS encoding PDZ domain-containing protein — translated: MKKHINTSAYLVVGFLSICLNYSSVVTVTAWASEGQEKAGAPAPTFGLEATIPDGVIGVSLHVGAERVGDTAVLYVAHVLPDGPAEKAGLKPGDELTTVDGVAVTGKTYEQVALMVRGEPGSVVKLGVKSEGGPREVSVTRVSGQTLYKGQMGSHGGSGR
- a CDS encoding DUF4149 domain-containing protein, which translates into the protein MSAFLDPVMQYLQALAVAVLVGKVVLLSFVVAPILAQNLDQDAFGKVVRRLFPAYYVLGMGAAAAGLLSVTVLGSTRGWNLPVLIAGGIWLVVLAAESYCRSPLTPQSNAMRDRLKEQEQHGVVDATLKRAWDRLHQRSLYLNSLVLLAGLCLVGVARQF
- a CDS encoding TIGR01777 family oxidoreductase; amino-acid sequence: MKIIVAGGTGFIGHALVEELARQGHEVVVLSRRSGHASQSSVRFVEWDACSAGPWHSEAATADVVINLAGAPIADGRWTDARKRLLVESRVLSTRRLVDAVAGRSAPLPLLINASGIGYYGPSDDRLLDEASPIGHGFLAELSAAWEAEALRADRLGTRVVLLRTGMVLEQGGGALPRILLPFQLFAGGPVLPGTQWVSWIHRADLLILIQWAIATPTVSGPVNAVAPEAVTMKTFCATVGKVLHRPSWLPVPGFALHLALGEVGTLMTTGQRVDPAKARAGGYTFRYPTLEPALRAIVNKEDQACLPSSTR
- a CDS encoding SUMF1/EgtB/PvdO family nonheme iron enzyme, whose amino-acid sequence is MSLFVAATCAVALTPVLAAPTLKELDPVPMVTVPGGTFLMGSENPKGRADEWPQRSVYVDTFAIDQVEVTNERYMAFVATTGHRSPPNPYGTGVLVSAKGVEQLPVVQVTWYDAKAYCAWAKKRLPTEAEWEKAARGTDGRMFPWGNEPPSPTRANFDREWVDDKTLHVVGSLSGGDSPYGIKDMSGNAREWVQDWYAPDYYANAPDKNPQGPDKGIVRVIRGGSWHSPQSDITATARGRGGFALQTHGTGFRCVRGGETAK
- a CDS encoding SUMF1/EgtB/PvdO family nonheme iron enzyme codes for the protein MKTMGNAVGAGLIMTVAIMTATAQAEESKIPADMVYVGQGPSIMGLDKAQPADSGRRLTLYDKRMKTPLSAEAFNDEGPAHTVFLDSYLIDKYEVSNKDYGAFIKATGHPAPAYWDDPRLNKPQQPVVGVNWIDAKTYCEYREKRLPTEAEWEKAARGPHGNLYPWGNDFDSNKANYDRHHDATLSVDSHPEGASYYGVYNMAGNVFEWVGDWYDPKYYGRLGTMVNPTGPEKPLWVGGTGTYVDRLTVGEKRVIRGGSWIAPEGTIRSTHRFWNHPLNNSYGVGLGFRCAKSAPADWEQRIRDSYITALVEMGRERFSEAQQAVSRGLAMDPANVELLELRPLIEQSMKQR
- a CDS encoding SUMF1/EgtB/PvdO family nonheme iron enzyme, producing the protein MAGSMSMGVSAKAAGDHKDMVLIPSGEFTMGSHEHSDEARHQVVLDAYLIDKFEASNTRYKEFMRATGHPAPAYWDDPRLSKPEQPVVGVSWTDANAFCKWDGKRLPTEAEWEKAAKGPEGDNHYPWGHHLDPKKANYGQNVGRTTPVDSYPEGVSGYGVYNMAGNVFEWVDDWYDPKYYRTSNALNPRGAEKGYNFANQGPVKVLRGGSWLAPETSLHTSHRFWNQPENNSYGVGLGFRCAKSASMVSDEAAQAGRDAFIQALVGMGAEKNADALASIEKALAADPDNKEYLATRDLIKKSMKK
- a CDS encoding cobalamin B12-binding domain-containing protein: MNTHRIHRVAKLTGLSRDVIRVWERRFGLLKPTRGANRYRNYSDEDVALLRYLKQQLDAGASIGDLAKLGREELITRLRTEAPRPAVVDNTFDRLLRELLSALEPFDRVTFEKRLNGAVAVVPFEEALHGILLPLQERVGDLWHSGRISIALEHYVTSQIEQKLYAAMNQLPVAEFGAKVVVACPPGEEHDIAALAVAYRCRVRGCRVYYLGANVPISSLGRLCREVAPDLAILSLTLVLQEGNAAELIHSLAEELKPVTTVMAGGHGARVMRDQFAQYRIDVLDTFSELDEVLDRFTRRFTIPG
- a CDS encoding thiol-disulfide oxidoreductase DCC family protein, with amino-acid sequence MAVYPLTVFYDGACPICAREMALMKRLDRTQRLTLLDFSLAGFDAAPAGLAVADLSAVIHAQWADGAVITGVEVFRAIWEAVGLGFLSRLSRLPMVAPLMTKAYGWFARNRLWLTGRNNACPGNACAAASPKPLRASQ
- the fliL gene encoding flagellar basal body-associated protein FliL; the encoded protein is MTLRVSLIVLFSIGGILLLVGYWADQYHPDLLPHTFSLQTAPPDPSQGQPGVTINLPPVVAPVDDGQRYYYVQVNLALELDRSGTAGLIQARHDAIDRQVMEILHTYAVSDLRATGQLPALRADIRRAINTLLPKGQVQNVYITNWLMTPVGY